The proteins below come from a single Tenuifilum thalassicum genomic window:
- a CDS encoding TorF family putative porin, producing the protein MKKLFFIIFLSFIRISSNAQDEIVCNHSIKVDYKIDLVSRYVWRGLQFDASPSIQPDLSFSFGNLSIGSWASYGTHSNFPEIDLYAVYSVKSFSLTIFDYYNENENNLKQNKFFNWKRTSTKHAIEGTIAWNGSNKIPLKAFVATFLYGNDLNDDSNQNFSTYIEFAYPFKLDNYMIDMFIGGTASNGFYNQKAGITNVGINASKEVKITDNFLLPVKASFTINPESDDVFFVVGITLK; encoded by the coding sequence GTGAAAAAGTTATTCTTTATAATATTTCTATCATTTATAAGAATTTCATCAAATGCTCAAGATGAGATTGTTTGTAATCATAGTATAAAAGTTGATTATAAAATAGATTTGGTTAGTCGGTATGTTTGGAGAGGACTACAATTTGATGCAAGTCCAAGCATACAACCAGACCTATCGTTTTCTTTCGGAAATTTATCAATAGGTTCTTGGGCTTCGTATGGTACTCATAGTAACTTTCCTGAAATAGATCTTTACGCTGTTTATAGCGTAAAGTCATTTTCTCTAACCATTTTCGATTACTACAATGAAAATGAGAATAACCTTAAGCAAAATAAATTCTTTAATTGGAAGAGGACATCTACAAAGCATGCTATAGAAGGAACGATAGCTTGGAATGGATCCAACAAAATACCGTTGAAAGCTTTTGTTGCAACTTTCTTATATGGAAACGATCTAAATGATGATAGCAATCAAAATTTTTCAACCTACATTGAATTTGCATATCCGTTTAAACTTGACAATTACATGATTGATATGTTTATTGGTGGGACGGCTTCAAATGGTTTTTATAACCAAAAAGCAGGAATAACAAATGTTGGCATTAACGCTTCAAAAGAGGTGAAGATAACAGATAATTTTTTATTGCCAGTGAAAGCCTCGTTTACTATTAATCCAGAATCGGATGATGTTTTCTTTGTTGTAGGGATAACTCTAAAATAG
- a CDS encoding tryptophanase codes for MELPFAESFKIKMVEPIRRSSRQEREQWIKEAKYNLFNLRSDQVFIDLLTDSGTGAMSDRQWSAIMLGDESYAGASSYYNLKNAIKNILGFDYIMPTHQGRAAENVLFSVLVKEGDFVPGNSHFDTTKGHIEFRKAHAVDCTIDEAVDTELIHPFKGNVDPKKLEDFLSKHSDKVPFVIVTITNNTAGGQPVSMQNLREVREICNKYGKILVFDSARFAENAYFIKTREEGYANKSIKEIVLEMFSYADAMTMSSKKDANVNIGGFIAMRDQNLWRECSKFNIMFEGYVTYGGMSGRDMNALAVGLDEGTEFDYLETRIKQVEYLGKRLDEFGIPYQKPAGGHAIFIDANKVLPNIPKEQFRAQTLAIELYIEAGVRGVEIGTLLADRDPETRENRYPKLELLRLAIPRRTYTNNHMDVVAVALKNVYDRRHEITKGLEIVWEAPIMRHFTVELKRCE; via the coding sequence ATGGAACTACCATTTGCAGAATCTTTTAAGATTAAGATGGTTGAGCCAATCCGTCGTAGTTCACGTCAAGAGCGTGAACAGTGGATAAAAGAGGCAAAATACAATTTGTTCAACCTACGTAGCGACCAAGTTTTTATCGACTTGTTAACCGATTCAGGAACAGGCGCTATGAGCGATCGCCAGTGGAGCGCAATTATGCTTGGCGATGAAAGCTATGCAGGTGCTTCGTCGTATTATAACCTGAAGAATGCGATTAAGAACATTCTTGGATTTGATTATATCATGCCTACGCACCAAGGGCGAGCTGCTGAGAATGTGCTCTTCTCGGTTTTGGTTAAGGAAGGCGATTTCGTTCCAGGCAACTCTCATTTTGACACCACAAAAGGTCACATTGAATTTAGGAAGGCACATGCAGTTGATTGCACAATTGATGAGGCTGTCGATACGGAACTAATTCATCCCTTTAAGGGCAATGTTGACCCCAAAAAGCTTGAAGATTTTCTTAGCAAGCATTCCGACAAGGTACCCTTTGTTATTGTTACCATAACCAATAATACAGCTGGTGGCCAACCTGTTTCCATGCAAAACCTACGCGAAGTGCGTGAAATCTGTAACAAGTACGGAAAGATTTTAGTTTTTGACTCAGCCCGTTTTGCCGAAAATGCTTATTTTATTAAAACTCGTGAGGAAGGCTATGCCAATAAAAGCATCAAAGAGATAGTTCTCGAGATGTTTTCGTATGCCGATGCCATGACCATGAGCAGTAAAAAGGATGCTAATGTAAATATAGGTGGATTTATTGCCATGCGCGACCAAAACCTTTGGCGCGAGTGCTCTAAATTCAACATCATGTTTGAAGGCTATGTAACCTACGGCGGCATGTCGGGGCGTGATATGAACGCTCTTGCAGTTGGTTTAGATGAGGGCACAGAGTTCGACTACCTGGAAACTCGTATTAAACAGGTTGAATACCTTGGGAAACGTCTCGATGAGTTTGGCATTCCTTATCAGAAACCTGCTGGTGGGCATGCAATCTTTATTGACGCCAATAAGGTGCTCCCAAATATTCCTAAAGAGCAGTTCAGGGCACAAACGCTAGCCATTGAATTGTATATCGAAGCCGGTGTCAGAGGCGTAGAAATTGGAACGCTTTTAGCAGACCGCGACCCAGAGACACGTGAGAATCGTTACCCCAAACTCGAACTCCTGAGGTTAGCAATTCCACGTAGAACTTACACCAATAATCACATGGATGTGGTTGCAGTAGCGCTCAAAAACGTTTACGACCGCCGACACGAAATAACCAAAGGTCTTGAGATTGTTTGGGAAGCACCAATCATGCGCCACTTTACCGTGGAACTTAAAAGGTGTGAATAG
- a CDS encoding PepSY-associated TM helix domain-containing protein codes for MSINKSKIEMKLSKLLRVIHRDFSYFFTGMILLYAITGILLNHARDWNPYYSLDVKTVKVELPTDTNRINDNLLLKTFQVFGETEIRSYYYPDSSTLKVFLKNGTATVNLNEQIALIENSYRRPILYQLNLMHKNRPKAWWTWFSDIFAIGLITITLTGLFLIKGKNGITRRGAILVAAGLILPILAIFLFF; via the coding sequence ATGTCAATCAATAAAAGTAAAATAGAGATGAAGCTATCAAAATTACTCAGAGTAATACACCGTGATTTTAGCTACTTTTTTACAGGAATGATTCTGTTATATGCTATAACAGGAATACTGCTAAATCATGCCAGAGATTGGAACCCATATTACTCGTTAGATGTAAAAACAGTTAAAGTTGAGCTGCCAACAGATACAAACCGGATAAATGATAATTTGCTTTTGAAAACTTTTCAGGTATTTGGCGAAACCGAGATTCGTTCATATTACTACCCCGATTCATCTACGCTTAAAGTCTTTCTTAAAAATGGAACAGCTACTGTTAACCTAAATGAGCAGATTGCATTAATAGAGAACAGCTACCGTAGGCCTATACTTTACCAGCTTAACCTTATGCATAAGAATAGGCCAAAAGCATGGTGGACCTGGTTCAGCGATATATTTGCCATTGGACTTATAACGATTACCCTTACCGGACTATTTTTAATTAAGGGGAAAAATGGGATTACTCGCAGAGGTGCCATTCTTGTTGCAGCTGGTCTCATTCTCCCAATTCTGGCAATATTCCTTTTCTTTTAG
- a CDS encoding PD-(D/E)XK nuclease family protein: MKPFLELVADHLYKKYGEEISNLILVFPNRRASLFFSKHLSKLISKPLWLPETTTVSDLMYTIAGVKPADPLILNYKLYKSYIEATKSLEPYDDFYFWGNVMLSDFDQIDKYLVDPKKLFSNINDLKVIEQQFNEFDDNLEVIKNFLNIISTNDDSQIRSRYSKIWENLYVVYQNFTDRLIAEGLVYEGLAYRLASNALHSSDSFKMDKNFVFVGFNALSKSETKLFEHLRKLGKAFFYWDYDEYYVNHSEHEAGVFMRQNLKEFPNELESKIFRYIGDSKTNKNVTLKASPSEVTQAKVIPSILDELGINDTNELTTAVVLPDEKLLLPLLTALPEKYSNANITMEYPLRETSAYSFVDALLTLQKQSDKQQKFYHKDVLLILSHPYLLHICPKDAEDIRETIIDQQQLNVSADLFKDNQLLENIFRPVNQGKELAEYLIACINKVVSSFTEVNDTLDDKLKFEVEYLLTINQALKRLNTVVSQIDEEYSNKTFRSYFTKALAEQRVSFIGQPLSGIQIMGFLETRNLDFENLIILSVNDNLLPGASFKPSFIVPSLRVAYGLPDYRHQNAIYAYYFYRLIQRAKNIYLIYTNKSDKTGEVSRFVQQLEMESGLTINKVSVSFELAASKEVPIEVQKDLFTDKLNRYLKGAENGHYLSPSALSEYKNCSLRFFFNRVKKIKAPDELEEELDALGIGSVLHKALELIYKDYEGKLITQDKVEEWLNDKIFISEKVYHAFKDISKFKGDIDDLNGRNRLLLERVIWMVRNTLEIDLRRVPYKLIELEKKVESVIPVKIDGEDFNVRLGGTIDRIEKKDGKYLIVDFKTGKYDGKKTSVSSIDDFSNGFDKDGVFQQMVYRYILPNILKTDVNNIDMQLWYVRNADKSYNPSIKIPEEEEFWNEFIDYLKELISSILSNQTTFKQTENDKNCNNCSFATICNRN; the protein is encoded by the coding sequence ATGAAACCTTTTCTTGAGTTAGTTGCCGATCATTTGTATAAAAAGTATGGCGAAGAAATTTCTAACCTTATACTGGTATTCCCAAACCGAAGGGCTTCGCTGTTTTTTAGTAAGCACTTAAGCAAGCTAATATCAAAGCCTTTATGGCTTCCTGAAACAACAACTGTAAGCGACCTGATGTATACCATTGCTGGTGTTAAACCTGCCGACCCTTTAATTCTAAATTACAAGCTATACAAGTCGTATATCGAGGCAACAAAAAGCTTGGAGCCTTACGACGATTTTTATTTTTGGGGGAACGTGATGCTTTCCGATTTCGATCAGATAGATAAGTATTTGGTTGACCCCAAAAAACTCTTTAGCAATATCAACGACCTAAAAGTTATAGAGCAGCAATTCAATGAGTTCGATGATAACCTTGAAGTAATAAAAAACTTTTTGAATATCATATCTACCAACGACGATTCACAAATTCGCTCACGCTACTCCAAGATTTGGGAGAACCTTTACGTTGTTTACCAGAATTTTACTGATAGGTTGATAGCGGAAGGATTAGTTTACGAGGGGCTTGCTTATAGGCTTGCATCAAACGCTCTTCATAGCTCCGATAGTTTTAAAATGGACAAAAACTTTGTTTTTGTTGGATTTAACGCCCTTAGCAAATCGGAAACGAAGCTGTTTGAGCACCTTAGAAAGCTTGGAAAAGCTTTCTTTTATTGGGATTACGATGAGTATTATGTGAATCATTCTGAACATGAGGCGGGAGTGTTTATGCGTCAGAACCTTAAAGAATTCCCCAATGAGTTAGAATCTAAGATTTTCAGGTATATTGGTGATAGCAAAACTAATAAGAACGTTACGCTTAAGGCTTCGCCATCGGAGGTGACGCAAGCAAAAGTTATTCCTTCAATTTTAGACGAGTTGGGAATAAACGATACTAATGAGCTTACCACAGCTGTTGTGCTGCCCGATGAAAAACTTCTTTTACCCCTTCTTACCGCTCTGCCCGAAAAGTATAGCAATGCGAATATTACCATGGAGTACCCCTTACGCGAAACATCGGCCTATTCATTTGTTGATGCCCTGCTTACCCTGCAAAAACAATCTGATAAGCAGCAAAAATTCTACCACAAGGACGTTTTGCTAATCCTATCTCACCCCTATTTATTGCATATCTGTCCTAAAGATGCGGAGGATATTAGGGAAACTATTATTGATCAGCAGCAGCTTAACGTTTCGGCCGATTTGTTTAAAGATAATCAGCTATTAGAAAATATTTTTAGACCTGTTAACCAGGGGAAAGAGCTAGCGGAATATCTAATTGCATGCATAAACAAGGTTGTTAGCAGTTTTACAGAGGTTAACGATACCTTAGATGATAAATTAAAGTTCGAGGTAGAGTATCTGTTAACCATTAATCAGGCATTAAAGCGACTTAACACGGTTGTTTCGCAAATTGATGAGGAGTATTCTAATAAAACCTTTAGGTCGTATTTCACCAAAGCGCTTGCAGAACAGCGAGTTTCTTTTATTGGGCAACCTCTTTCAGGTATTCAGATAATGGGCTTTCTGGAAACCCGTAACCTCGATTTTGAGAACCTCATTATACTTTCGGTAAACGATAACCTGCTACCCGGTGCAAGTTTCAAACCCTCGTTCATAGTGCCATCGCTAAGAGTAGCCTATGGGCTTCCCGATTACAGGCACCAGAATGCTATTTATGCTTACTATTTTTATCGGTTAATTCAAAGAGCAAAAAATATCTACCTTATCTATACAAACAAATCTGATAAAACTGGTGAGGTAAGTCGTTTTGTTCAGCAGCTTGAGATGGAGTCGGGACTAACAATTAATAAGGTCTCTGTAAGTTTTGAGCTAGCAGCTAGTAAGGAAGTCCCAATTGAAGTTCAGAAAGATTTGTTTACCGACAAGTTAAATCGATATCTTAAAGGTGCCGAGAATGGTCATTACCTTTCGCCTTCGGCATTATCAGAATATAAAAACTGCTCGCTTCGATTCTTTTTCAATCGAGTTAAAAAAATTAAAGCCCCCGATGAGTTGGAGGAAGAACTTGATGCATTGGGAATTGGAAGCGTATTACATAAAGCTTTGGAGTTAATTTATAAAGATTATGAAGGTAAATTAATTACCCAAGATAAGGTTGAGGAGTGGTTAAACGATAAAATCTTTATCAGTGAGAAAGTTTACCATGCGTTTAAGGATATAAGCAAGTTTAAGGGCGATATAGATGACCTAAATGGTAGGAATCGACTTTTGCTTGAGCGTGTAATTTGGATGGTTAGAAATACCCTTGAAATTGATCTTCGTAGAGTGCCCTATAAACTTATTGAATTGGAGAAAAAGGTGGAATCTGTAATCCCAGTTAAGATTGATGGCGAAGATTTTAACGTTAGATTAGGTGGAACTATTGACCGTATAGAAAAAAAGGATGGTAAATACCTCATTGTCGATTTCAAAACCGGAAAGTATGATGGCAAAAAAACTTCGGTTAGCAGCATTGACGATTTTTCAAATGGATTTGATAAGGATGGTGTTTTTCAGCAAATGGTTTACAGGTATATCCTCCCAAACATTCTTAAAACAGATGTAAACAACATCGATATGCAACTATGGTATGTGAGGAACGCCGATAAAAGCTATAATCCATCAATAAAAATCCCCGAGGAAGAAGAGTTCTGGAACGAATTTATTGACTATCTGAAAGAATTAATCTCTTCAATCCTCTCGAACCAAACCACCTTTAAACAAACGGAGAATGATAAAAATTGCAATAACTGTAGCTTTGCAACGATTTGTAATAGAAATTAA
- a CDS encoding methyl-accepting chemotaxis protein — protein MKLKLKSILVKLSLLVGGSIFIIISTLVLFSTKNAQRVAIDNAKSEAVAVSINYADQIKHRMNKAMLSARSLANALSYVAIYGTKNAITREQVQRMAGQVLLSDSDYLGFTICFEPDAFDGKDSLYVNKPGHDASGRFISYLTKSDTGGFVVEPLIDYTNSEKAPWYYRPKELQTDFVTEPIHYPVQGKMVYMVSFMAPIIGNGKFLGVTGIDYTIDFIQDLVSKSYLLERGAKIAILSNEGIFVASTIDPEQIGKSLKDYEPDDFVNQLKLLKSGEVLKEEKDGWLNVFVPIYVGNSKLPWQLRLAIPMSYITANAQSLMWYQIILGLIMMVIGISLLIFALRKIVKPLYKLVDVTDRVAEGDLSMQLNDKVTNDEIGKIFLAMKNMVEKLRDMIMGIRDSAQSFTQAASQLSQGSILLSERTNEQASSVEEISSSMEEMVLSIQKNTNNTKETEKFAMMAAERGKIGNKSVISAVKSMMLINEKINLITDIAFQTNMLAINAAVEAARAGEQGKGFAVVASEVRKLAEHSKAVADEIGQFASSSVATAEQVGKEFETILPLIEKTAQLIKDIASTSLDQNSGATMVGDSIKQLNELTLHNASLAEEIASSAEELSSQAQQLFEMVENFKL, from the coding sequence ATGAAACTCAAATTAAAGTCAATATTAGTAAAGCTGTCATTACTTGTAGGAGGAAGTATATTCATTATCATCTCCACCTTGGTTTTGTTCAGCACCAAAAATGCCCAGAGGGTTGCCATTGATAATGCGAAATCTGAAGCTGTTGCAGTATCTATTAACTATGCCGACCAGATAAAACATAGAATGAACAAGGCAATGCTTTCTGCTCGATCACTAGCCAATGCATTAAGCTATGTTGCGATTTATGGGACAAAAAATGCAATAACTCGTGAACAGGTACAACGAATGGCAGGACAGGTTTTGCTTAGCGATTCTGATTATCTTGGTTTTACTATTTGCTTTGAACCAGATGCTTTTGATGGAAAAGACAGTTTATATGTGAACAAACCTGGACATGATGCTTCTGGACGTTTCATTTCATACCTTACAAAATCTGACACAGGAGGTTTTGTGGTTGAACCTCTTATTGATTACACAAACTCTGAAAAAGCTCCCTGGTATTATAGACCAAAGGAATTACAAACAGATTTTGTTACTGAACCCATTCACTATCCTGTTCAAGGAAAAATGGTATACATGGTATCATTCATGGCACCAATAATAGGTAATGGTAAATTTTTAGGTGTTACAGGAATCGATTATACTATCGATTTTATTCAGGATTTGGTTTCAAAATCTTACCTTTTAGAGAGGGGTGCTAAAATTGCTATTCTCAGTAACGAAGGAATATTTGTAGCTTCCACCATCGATCCAGAGCAAATTGGTAAATCACTTAAAGATTATGAGCCTGATGATTTTGTCAATCAGTTAAAACTGTTAAAATCGGGAGAAGTGTTAAAAGAAGAAAAGGATGGTTGGCTTAACGTTTTTGTCCCTATATATGTTGGTAATAGCAAGTTGCCCTGGCAGTTAAGATTGGCTATTCCGATGAGCTATATAACAGCAAACGCTCAATCATTGATGTGGTATCAGATCATCTTAGGCCTGATAATGATGGTAATAGGTATCTCATTATTAATATTTGCTCTGCGTAAAATAGTAAAGCCATTATACAAACTTGTTGATGTTACCGATCGGGTCGCTGAAGGCGACTTAAGTATGCAATTAAACGACAAAGTTACAAATGACGAAATTGGGAAGATTTTCCTAGCCATGAAAAACATGGTAGAAAAACTAAGAGATATGATAATGGGAATACGTGATTCAGCCCAGAGCTTTACCCAGGCTGCTTCGCAATTGAGCCAAGGTAGCATACTACTCTCGGAACGAACTAATGAGCAGGCTTCTTCAGTTGAAGAGATTAGCAGTTCCATGGAGGAAATGGTCTTGAGTATTCAGAAAAATACTAACAATACTAAAGAGACCGAAAAATTTGCGATGATGGCAGCAGAGAGAGGTAAAATAGGTAATAAATCGGTTATTTCTGCAGTAAAATCTATGATGCTTATTAACGAAAAAATAAATCTAATAACCGATATAGCATTCCAGACCAATATGCTTGCGATAAATGCAGCCGTTGAAGCAGCAAGAGCTGGAGAACAAGGAAAGGGGTTTGCAGTTGTAGCTTCAGAAGTTCGCAAACTTGCAGAGCACAGTAAGGCTGTAGCAGATGAAATTGGTCAATTCGCATCATCTAGTGTTGCTACTGCAGAACAAGTTGGCAAAGAATTTGAAACAATATTACCCCTAATTGAGAAAACAGCCCAACTCATTAAGGATATAGCCTCAACTAGCCTTGATCAGAACTCAGGTGCTACTATGGTGGGCGATTCAATAAAACAATTGAATGAACTCACCTTGCATAATGCGTCACTTGCAGAGGAAATTGCTTCCAGTGCAGAGGAGTTAAGTAGCCAAGCACAGCAACTCTTTGAAATGGTTGAAAACTTTAAACTTTAA